The Streptomyces kanamyceticus genome window below encodes:
- a CDS encoding MmyB family transcriptional regulator — protein MNKTALRALLRERRALIAPESHGFARPTGQGRRAPGLSQHQVDQLLHRTFGTYHRLESGNYPNPPTSLLRDIARLFGLNEQEWVSLCRYALLQDPPGPLHLSSGKEVPGVWQEAVDGIRHMAYVTDASWEMLAYNERFATMFPNGKVPANTLRWMLLDPHGRQTLLEWDTAWAPMVLPQLRAALAARPDDDILRQIEKEVLAESRTADLYAAGNSHPHPDGDERPLLHAQEGSGWVTMCAAQPLTAPGSRLMILVFHPGETRTHPRAGILRAT, from the coding sequence ATGAACAAGACGGCGCTCCGCGCTCTGCTCCGCGAACGACGCGCCCTCATAGCCCCCGAATCACACGGCTTCGCCCGGCCGACCGGTCAGGGCAGACGCGCACCGGGCCTGTCACAGCATCAGGTCGACCAGTTGCTGCACCGGACGTTCGGCACGTACCACCGACTCGAATCCGGCAATTACCCCAACCCGCCGACCTCGCTGCTGCGCGACATCGCCCGCCTCTTCGGCCTCAACGAGCAGGAGTGGGTGTCCCTTTGCCGGTACGCGCTCCTTCAGGACCCCCCTGGGCCGCTGCACCTGTCATCGGGCAAAGAGGTGCCGGGGGTGTGGCAGGAGGCGGTCGACGGGATCCGGCACATGGCCTACGTGACCGACGCCTCCTGGGAGATGCTCGCCTACAACGAGCGGTTCGCCACCATGTTCCCCAACGGCAAGGTCCCCGCGAACACCCTGCGCTGGATGCTCCTGGACCCGCACGGCCGCCAGACCCTCCTCGAATGGGACACGGCCTGGGCGCCGATGGTGCTGCCGCAGCTGCGCGCCGCGCTCGCCGCCCGGCCCGACGACGACATCCTGCGGCAGATCGAGAAGGAGGTCCTCGCCGAATCGCGGACCGCCGATCTCTACGCCGCGGGCAATTCCCATCCCCATCCGGACGGTGACGAGCGCCCGCTGCTGCACGCCCAGGAGGGGAGCGGCTGGGTCACCATGTGCGCGGCGCAGCCCCTGACGGCGCCCGGCTCCCGCCTGATGATCCTGGTGTTCCATCCCGGCGAGACGCGCACCCACCCGCGCGCGGGGATCCTCCGGGCGACCTGA
- a CDS encoding Gfo/Idh/MocA family protein produces the protein MNRLRIGLVGTGPWASATHAPALAGHPGVELGGVWGRRPEAAAALAATHATTAYADVDELFAACDAVAFAVPPDVQAPLAARAAAAGCHLLLDKPVATSVEGARDLVAATERAGVASVVFFTLRFAPATSAWVAQQASVGGWFTGRADWYGSFYAPDGGDAAFSSPWRAGRGGLWDVGPHALSVLIPVLGDVTSVTAAQGAGDTTHLILRHTGGASSTAALSLTAPVKGAGLTVELRGEIGTALLPGWDGPGEAFRTAIDGLVEGAHGGGPHACDARFGLRVTEILAEAEAQIARA, from the coding sequence ATGAACCGACTCCGCATCGGCCTGGTGGGCACCGGCCCCTGGGCCAGCGCCACACACGCTCCCGCACTGGCCGGGCACCCGGGCGTCGAACTGGGCGGCGTCTGGGGCCGCCGCCCGGAAGCCGCCGCCGCGCTCGCCGCGACGCACGCCACGACGGCGTACGCGGACGTGGACGAACTGTTCGCCGCCTGCGACGCCGTGGCGTTCGCGGTGCCGCCCGACGTGCAGGCGCCGCTCGCCGCGCGGGCCGCCGCGGCGGGCTGCCACCTGCTGCTCGACAAACCGGTCGCCACCTCGGTCGAAGGGGCACGGGACCTCGTGGCGGCGACCGAAAGGGCCGGAGTGGCGTCCGTGGTCTTCTTCACACTCCGCTTCGCCCCCGCCACCTCGGCCTGGGTCGCCCAACAGGCATCCGTGGGCGGCTGGTTCACGGGCCGCGCCGACTGGTACGGCTCGTTCTACGCGCCGGACGGCGGCGACGCCGCGTTCTCCTCGCCCTGGCGGGCGGGCCGCGGCGGACTGTGGGACGTCGGCCCGCACGCCCTGTCCGTGCTGATCCCGGTGCTCGGCGACGTCACCTCGGTGACGGCGGCACAGGGTGCGGGTGACACGACCCATCTGATCCTGCGGCACACGGGCGGGGCCTCCAGTACGGCGGCACTCAGCCTGACGGCGCCGGTGAAGGGCGCGGGCCTGACCGTGGAGCTGCGCGGCGAGATAGGCACGGCACTGCTGCCCGGCTGGGACGGACCCGGCGAAGCGTTCAGGACAGCGATCGACGGACTCGTCGAGGGGGCGCACGGTGGCGGGCCGCACGCCTGCGATGCCCGTTTCGGACTGCGGGTCACGGAGATCCTGGCGGAGGCCGAGGCTCAGATCGCGCGGGCGTGA
- a CDS encoding MFS transporter, translating to MKSVPIPGETKGLRARLTVPVLAFGGILMAVMQTVVVPLLPDLPRLTGSSAGAVSWLVTATLLAGAVLTPVLGRAGDMYGKRRVLLIALGLMTAGSVLCALTSDIRLLIAARALQGAAAAVVPLSISILRDELPPERTGSAVALMSSTVGIGAALGLPLAALVVQYADWHVMFWATAGLGAVGFALAWWVVRESPVCSPGRFDSWGALGLAGGLVCLLLAVSQGGQWGWGSGAVIGLGVGAVVILAAWWHRQLRTEQPLVDLRLAAGRKVALPHVAALLAGFAFYANSLVTAQLVQAPAASGYGLELSIVATGLCLLPNGVVMLVLSPVSARISAARGPRVTLAIGSAVIALGYVVRIVDSRELWVIVVGAAIVSTGTTFAYSALPTLILRAVPVAQTASANGVNVLMRTIGQSVCSAAVAAVLVHHTSAVGAAHVPTLRGYQMAFALAGTVALVACAAALAIPSDTVPKGGRPRAGRGGSTQETALEGT from the coding sequence ATGAAGTCCGTACCGATACCCGGTGAGACGAAGGGCCTCAGGGCCCGGCTGACCGTTCCCGTGCTGGCCTTCGGCGGCATCCTCATGGCCGTCATGCAGACGGTGGTCGTGCCGCTGCTGCCCGATCTGCCCCGGCTGACCGGCAGTTCCGCCGGGGCCGTCTCCTGGCTGGTCACCGCGACCCTGCTGGCGGGCGCGGTGCTCACCCCCGTGCTCGGCCGCGCGGGCGACATGTACGGCAAGCGCCGCGTCCTGCTCATCGCCCTCGGCCTGATGACCGCGGGCTCGGTGCTCTGCGCGCTGACCTCCGACATCCGGCTGCTGATCGCGGCGCGTGCGCTGCAGGGCGCGGCCGCCGCCGTGGTGCCGCTGTCCATCAGCATCCTGCGCGACGAACTCCCGCCGGAGCGCACCGGTTCGGCGGTCGCCCTGATGAGTTCCACGGTCGGGATCGGCGCCGCGCTCGGCCTGCCCCTCGCCGCGCTCGTGGTGCAGTACGCGGACTGGCACGTCATGTTCTGGGCGACCGCGGGCCTCGGCGCCGTCGGGTTCGCGCTCGCCTGGTGGGTCGTCCGGGAATCACCGGTGTGTTCCCCCGGCCGGTTCGACTCGTGGGGTGCGCTGGGACTCGCGGGGGGCCTCGTCTGTCTGCTGCTCGCGGTGTCGCAGGGCGGCCAGTGGGGGTGGGGGAGCGGTGCGGTGATCGGGCTCGGCGTGGGCGCGGTCGTCATCCTCGCCGCGTGGTGGCACCGGCAACTGCGCACCGAGCAGCCGCTGGTGGACCTGCGGCTCGCGGCCGGGCGGAAGGTGGCGCTGCCGCACGTGGCCGCGCTGCTCGCCGGGTTCGCCTTCTACGCCAACTCGCTCGTGACGGCGCAGTTGGTGCAGGCGCCCGCCGCCAGCGGCTACGGCCTGGAGCTGTCCATCGTGGCGACCGGCCTGTGCCTGCTGCCCAACGGTGTGGTCATGCTGGTCCTCTCGCCGGTCTCGGCCCGCATCTCCGCCGCGCGCGGACCCAGGGTGACGCTCGCGATCGGGTCGGCCGTCATCGCCCTCGGCTATGTCGTACGCATCGTGGACAGCCGGGAGTTGTGGGTGATCGTCGTGGGTGCGGCGATCGTGTCGACGGGGACCACCTTCGCGTACTCCGCGCTGCCCACGCTGATCCTGCGGGCGGTGCCGGTCGCCCAGACCGCGTCGGCGAACGGCGTGAACGTCCTGATGCGGACCATCGGGCAGAGCGTGTGCAGCGCGGCGGTGGCCGCCGTGCTCGTACATCACACCAGCGCCGTCGGCGCGGCCCACGTCCCCACCCTGCGGGGCTATCAGATGGCCTTCGCCCTGGCGGGAACGGTGGCGCTCGTCGCCTGCGCCGCCGCTCTGGCCATACCCTCGGACACGGTGCCGAAGGGCGGGCGGCCGCGCGCGGGGCGCGGGGGGTCCACCCAGGAGACGGCTCTGGAAGGAACGTGA
- a CDS encoding TetR/AcrR family transcriptional regulator, whose product MATTASSSTTPSPATEARAAAVTSAQSDRSAPPTPSGRRDAEATKAAIIRAARYLLARHAHGDITLKAVAERAGVSPPLILKYFGNKDALFSHVMSFEVDADAFFDAPVDGLGAHMVRHVLTGQAERGADPILRIVFAPLHGEQGDILRANFRTQVAHRLSERLPGPDAGLRAELAVGMLIGLGVMYGIARGPCLRGTGIDEVTGRYAPAVQALLTPQ is encoded by the coding sequence ATGGCGACCACCGCCTCGTCCTCGACGACGCCTTCACCCGCGACCGAGGCTCGGGCCGCTGCCGTGACATCGGCCCAGTCGGACCGGTCCGCGCCACCGACTCCCTCCGGCCGCAGGGACGCCGAGGCGACCAAGGCCGCCATCATCCGCGCCGCCCGCTACCTCCTCGCGCGGCACGCGCACGGCGACATCACGCTCAAGGCGGTGGCCGAACGCGCCGGGGTGAGTCCCCCGCTGATCCTGAAGTACTTCGGGAACAAGGACGCGCTGTTCTCGCACGTCATGTCGTTCGAGGTGGACGCGGACGCGTTCTTCGACGCGCCCGTGGACGGTCTCGGCGCACACATGGTCCGCCATGTCCTGACCGGTCAGGCCGAGCGGGGCGCCGACCCCATCCTGCGGATCGTCTTCGCCCCGCTCCACGGCGAACAGGGCGACATCCTGCGCGCCAACTTCCGTACGCAGGTGGCCCACCGGCTCAGCGAACGGCTGCCGGGTCCTGACGCGGGCCTGCGCGCCGAGCTGGCCGTGGGCATGCTCATCGGGCTCGGCGTGATGTACGGCATCGCCCGGGGTCCGTGCCTGCGGGGCACCGGGATCGACGAGGTCACCGGCCGGTACGCGCCCGCGGTGCAGGCGCTGCTGACGCCTCAGTGA
- a CDS encoding DMT family transporter, whose product MNVVLSIAFVLTWSSGFIGAKLGAGSASAVTVLMWRFLPLAVVLAVVALTLARASWRGVTPRDVARQSVVGALSQSGYLLTVYYAIQLGVSSGTTALIDGTQPLVAGALAGPLLGQFVSRTQWLGLGLGVTGVAVVTAADFAGGGDAPWWAYLVPFLGMLSLVAATFLDRRTRRPVRPAAAMTVHCVTSAVIFTALAAATGGAAPPAEASFWVAIGWLVTLSTFGGYGLYWLILRRSGVTQVNTLMFLMAPVTALWGALMFGEPFGGQTALGLAVALSAVLVVRRGRDRGDAAAAVTEPVTEASAAPAPRARTGR is encoded by the coding sequence GTGAACGTCGTGCTGTCGATCGCCTTCGTGCTGACCTGGAGCTCCGGATTCATCGGCGCCAAGCTGGGCGCGGGGAGCGCGTCCGCGGTGACGGTCCTGATGTGGCGCTTCCTGCCCCTCGCCGTCGTCCTCGCGGTGGTCGCCCTCACCCTGGCCAGGGCGTCCTGGCGCGGTGTGACCCCGCGCGACGTCGCCAGGCAGTCGGTCGTCGGGGCACTGTCCCAGAGCGGCTACCTGCTCACCGTGTACTACGCGATCCAACTCGGCGTCTCCAGCGGCACGACCGCTCTGATCGACGGCACCCAGCCGCTGGTCGCGGGCGCGCTCGCCGGGCCGCTGCTCGGTCAGTTCGTCTCACGCACCCAGTGGCTGGGCCTCGGACTCGGCGTCACCGGCGTCGCCGTGGTCACCGCGGCCGACTTCGCCGGGGGCGGCGACGCCCCGTGGTGGGCCTACCTCGTGCCGTTCCTCGGCATGCTGTCGCTGGTGGCGGCGACGTTCCTGGACCGGCGGACGCGCCGTCCGGTGCGTCCCGCGGCGGCGATGACCGTCCACTGCGTGACCAGCGCCGTGATCTTCACGGCGCTCGCGGCGGCCACAGGCGGGGCCGCGCCGCCCGCCGAGGCGTCGTTCTGGGTGGCGATCGGCTGGCTCGTGACGCTCTCCACGTTCGGCGGGTACGGCCTGTACTGGCTGATCCTGCGCCGCTCCGGAGTCACCCAGGTCAATACGCTGATGTTCCTCATGGCGCCGGTGACGGCCCTGTGGGGCGCCCTGATGTTCGGCGAGCCCTTCGGCGGCCAGACGGCCCTCGGCCTCGCGGTCGCACTCTCCGCCGTGCTGGTCGTGCGGCGCGGCCGTGACCGCGGGGATGCCGCGGCCGCCGTGACGGAACCGGTCACTGAGGCGTCAGCAGCGCCTGCACCGCGGGCGCGTACCGGCCGGTGA
- a CDS encoding TetR/AcrR family transcriptional regulator, translated as MTPGARRALDAAGRLFYERGIHAVGVDLIAAEAGVTKKTLYDRFGSKEQIVVEYLADRDERWRAFLAPYVAGAGTARARILAVFDASRDWAGAHLAKGCGMVNAHAEISDPVHPAYQVITGQKAWMLALFTDLAREIAPRGAQRLGRTLMLLHEGALVAHGLHVFPGAVDQARADADALLRTAVARGSADR; from the coding sequence ATGACGCCGGGTGCGCGGCGTGCCCTCGACGCCGCGGGGCGGCTCTTCTACGAGCGCGGCATCCATGCCGTCGGAGTCGACCTGATCGCGGCCGAGGCCGGGGTGACGAAGAAGACCCTCTACGACCGGTTCGGCTCGAAGGAGCAGATCGTCGTCGAGTACCTCGCGGACCGCGACGAGCGCTGGCGGGCCTTCCTCGCCCCGTACGTGGCGGGCGCGGGCACGGCGCGCGCCCGGATCCTCGCCGTCTTCGACGCCTCGCGGGACTGGGCGGGGGCGCACCTGGCGAAGGGGTGCGGCATGGTCAACGCGCATGCGGAGATCAGCGACCCCGTCCACCCGGCGTACCAGGTGATCACCGGTCAGAAGGCGTGGATGCTCGCGCTGTTCACCGATCTCGCGCGGGAGATCGCTCCGCGCGGGGCCCAACGCCTGGGCCGGACCCTGATGTTGCTGCACGAGGGCGCTCTCGTCGCGCACGGCCTGCACGTCTTCCCCGGAGCCGTGGACCAGGCCCGCGCGGACGCCGACGCACTGCTGCGGACCGCCGTGGCGCGAGGGTCCGCGGATCGTTGA
- a CDS encoding sulfite exporter TauE/SafE family protein — protein MEALEMVAVGAAGVAAGGLNAVVGSGTLITFPTLLAFGFPPVLANVSNNLGLVPGTLSAAYGYRREMKGQFGRLVRFGTASLVGGLIGALLLLELPADAFQAVVPVLILTACVLVLLQPRLNRRLRNREEPGKKDGGILLWCGVLATGVYGGYFGAAQGVLLMGLFGATLLDDLQRLNAVKNVLASIVNGVAAVLFIVVADIDWTAAGLIAAGSTVGGLVGARYGRRLPPTVMRGFIVVVGVTASVLMLLR, from the coding sequence GTGGAAGCGCTTGAGATGGTGGCCGTCGGCGCCGCCGGTGTCGCGGCCGGCGGGCTCAACGCGGTGGTCGGGTCCGGCACCCTCATCACCTTCCCCACCCTGCTGGCCTTCGGGTTTCCACCGGTGCTCGCCAACGTGTCGAACAACCTCGGCCTGGTGCCGGGCACGCTGAGCGCCGCGTACGGCTACCGCCGGGAGATGAAGGGGCAGTTCGGGCGCCTGGTGCGATTCGGCACCGCCTCGCTCGTCGGCGGCCTGATCGGCGCGCTGCTCCTGCTCGAACTGCCCGCCGACGCCTTCCAGGCGGTGGTGCCGGTACTGATCCTGACCGCCTGCGTCCTGGTGCTGCTGCAGCCCCGGCTCAACCGGCGCCTGCGGAACCGCGAGGAGCCGGGGAAGAAGGACGGCGGCATCCTCCTGTGGTGCGGGGTGCTCGCCACCGGCGTCTACGGCGGCTACTTCGGCGCGGCCCAAGGGGTCCTGCTCATGGGCCTGTTCGGCGCCACGCTCCTGGACGACCTGCAGCGCCTGAACGCCGTGAAGAACGTCCTCGCCTCGATCGTCAACGGCGTCGCCGCGGTCCTCTTCATCGTGGTCGCGGACATCGACTGGACGGCGGCCGGTCTGATCGCGGCGGGTTCCACGGTGGGCGGCCTGGTCGGCGCCCGCTACGGCCGCAGGCTGCCGCCGACCGTGATGCGCGGCTTCATCGTCGTCGTCGGAGTGACGGCGTCCGTGCTGATGCTGCTGCGCTAG
- a CDS encoding LysR family transcriptional regulator, giving the protein MTLDDLRVFTAVCRAGSLSAVARDLSCTQSAVSQHVKRLERELGVSLLERHARGVVPTSAGRVLWAAAADGIGGIDLAVRRLRDLARGDGGAVRVTTGATSVRHFMAEAVVDFRERCPRVTLEFQTMSSSSACFDALAADDLDLAWITIGTPVRGIELRPVVELPWVLAVRADDPLAGRERAELADLAAGRLITPPGNSTSRGQLDVHLGESGAELPTGTSVADWDTAVLLAELGLGHAVVPALPGWRDQGPAGLRLVPVPDLPPLQVGWAVRRWDALSPSARAFADTVAEHCAPLGPRPAQDGSLAARV; this is encoded by the coding sequence GTGACCCTCGACGACCTCCGCGTGTTCACGGCCGTCTGCCGCGCGGGCAGCCTCAGTGCCGTGGCCCGCGACCTCTCCTGTACGCAGTCCGCCGTGAGCCAGCACGTCAAACGCCTCGAACGGGAGCTCGGCGTGAGCCTCCTGGAGCGACATGCGCGAGGCGTCGTACCCACCTCCGCCGGGCGCGTCCTGTGGGCCGCGGCGGCCGACGGCATCGGCGGCATCGACCTCGCCGTGCGCCGCTTGCGCGACTTGGCGCGCGGCGACGGCGGCGCGGTGCGGGTCACCACCGGAGCCACCTCCGTACGGCACTTCATGGCGGAGGCCGTCGTCGACTTCAGGGAGCGCTGTCCGCGGGTCACCCTGGAGTTCCAGACCATGAGCTCCAGCAGCGCCTGCTTCGACGCGCTCGCGGCCGACGACCTCGACCTCGCCTGGATCACGATCGGGACGCCGGTGCGCGGCATCGAGCTGCGGCCCGTCGTCGAACTGCCGTGGGTGCTCGCGGTCCGCGCCGACGACCCGCTCGCGGGACGCGAGCGCGCCGAACTCGCCGACCTGGCCGCCGGGCGGCTCATCACGCCGCCGGGGAACTCGACCTCGCGCGGCCAACTCGACGTGCACCTCGGTGAGTCGGGGGCAGAACTGCCGACGGGCACCAGTGTCGCCGACTGGGACACGGCGGTCCTCCTCGCCGAACTCGGGCTCGGCCACGCCGTGGTGCCCGCGCTGCCCGGCTGGCGCGACCAAGGGCCCGCGGGGCTGCGACTCGTCCCGGTCCCGGATCTGCCGCCGCTACAGGTCGGGTGGGCGGTGCGCAGGTGGGACGCGCTGAGCCCGTCGGCGCGCGCCTTCGCCGACACCGTCGCCGAGCACTGCGCGCCGCTCGGCCCGCGGCCGGCTCAGGACGGCAGTCTGGCCGCGCGCGTCTGA
- a CDS encoding RNA polymerase sigma factor, which produces MKRTTEVEDLLRRHAPQVLGALVRRYGHFGAAEDAVQEALLAAARQWPDQGVPDNPRGWLIKVASRRLVDQLRADDARRRREEEAALLTPRDAFTAPPPGEGRAPSDDDTLTLLFLCCHPLLGPPAQVALTLRAVGGLTTAEIARAHLVPEATMAQRISRAKAKIKGVSFLPPRPENRDGRLAVVLQVLYLIFNEGYTATSGEALHRADLAREAIRLTRAVRRLLPADGAVTGLLALMLLTEARSAARTGPHGELIPLDEQDRTRWDRAAIAEGTALVEEALSQGPAGAYQLQAAIAALHDEAADGGSTDWPQILALYDLLVRRAPEPMAELGRAVAFAMVHGPLAGLGELTALEDRLKGHYRLHAVRAHLLEKAGDIEGARAAYRLAARGTLSRPEAHYLQTRAARLPS; this is translated from the coding sequence CTGAAACGTACGACCGAGGTCGAGGACCTGCTGCGCCGTCACGCGCCGCAGGTCCTCGGCGCGCTCGTACGCCGGTACGGACACTTCGGCGCCGCCGAGGACGCCGTGCAGGAGGCGCTGCTTGCGGCGGCGCGGCAGTGGCCTGACCAGGGGGTGCCCGATAATCCGCGCGGCTGGCTGATCAAGGTGGCGTCGCGCCGTCTCGTGGACCAGCTGCGCGCGGACGACGCACGGCGGCGGCGCGAGGAGGAGGCGGCGCTGCTCACCCCGCGCGACGCGTTCACCGCTCCTCCGCCGGGCGAGGGCCGCGCCCCTTCGGACGACGACACGCTGACGCTGCTGTTCCTGTGCTGCCACCCGCTGCTCGGCCCGCCCGCGCAGGTCGCCCTCACGCTGCGGGCCGTCGGCGGCCTGACCACCGCGGAGATCGCCCGCGCCCATCTGGTGCCCGAGGCGACCATGGCGCAGCGGATCAGCAGGGCCAAGGCGAAGATCAAGGGCGTCTCGTTCCTGCCGCCCCGCCCCGAGAACCGGGACGGGCGGCTCGCCGTCGTCCTGCAAGTGCTCTACCTGATCTTCAACGAGGGCTATACGGCGACGTCCGGCGAGGCCCTGCACCGAGCGGACCTCGCCCGCGAGGCGATCCGGCTCACACGTGCGGTGCGGCGGCTGCTGCCCGCCGATGGCGCGGTGACGGGCCTGCTCGCGCTGATGCTGCTCACCGAGGCGCGCAGCGCCGCCCGCACCGGGCCGCACGGCGAGCTGATCCCGCTCGACGAACAGGACCGCACCCGCTGGGACCGGGCGGCGATCGCCGAGGGCACGGCCCTTGTCGAGGAGGCGCTGTCCCAAGGCCCCGCGGGCGCGTACCAGTTGCAGGCGGCGATCGCGGCGCTGCACGACGAGGCGGCGGACGGGGGCAGCACGGACTGGCCGCAGATCCTCGCGCTGTACGACCTGCTCGTGCGGCGCGCGCCGGAGCCGATGGCCGAGCTGGGCCGGGCCGTGGCCTTCGCGATGGTGCACGGACCGCTGGCCGGACTCGGTGAACTCACCGCGCTGGAGGACCGGTTGAAGGGCCACTACCGCCTCCACGCCGTGCGCGCCCACCTCCTGGAGAAGGCGGGCGACATCGAAGGGGCCCGCGCCGCCTACCGGTTGGCGGCGCGGGGCACGCTCAGCCGCCCCGAGGCCCACTACCTTCAGACGCGCGCGGCCAGACTGCCGTCCTGA
- a CDS encoding YciI family protein: MKYLVMVQGSQADYEAMSGKPSGSAPAWSEKELQAMYAFMGGINNDLAETGELIDAQGLTEPAQTRFVSRDKDGRPVITDGPYGETKEVLAGYWLLECESLERVTEIAQRITECPGPEGLVEPPVVIRPVGEAGGEC, translated from the coding sequence ATGAAGTATCTGGTGATGGTCCAGGGTTCTCAGGCCGACTACGAGGCGATGTCGGGCAAGCCCTCCGGATCCGCTCCGGCCTGGAGCGAGAAGGAACTGCAGGCGATGTACGCCTTCATGGGCGGGATCAACAACGACCTCGCGGAGACCGGTGAACTCATCGACGCGCAGGGCCTCACGGAGCCCGCGCAGACGCGCTTCGTCAGCAGGGACAAGGACGGTCGCCCGGTGATCACGGACGGCCCCTACGGCGAGACGAAGGAAGTGCTCGCGGGGTACTGGCTCCTCGAATGCGAGAGCCTGGAGCGGGTCACCGAGATCGCGCAGCGCATCACGGAGTGCCCGGGCCCCGAGGGCCTGGTCGAGCCGCCCGTCGTGATCCGACCCGTAGGGGAAGCCGGAGGCGAGTGCTGA
- a CDS encoding MFS transporter, with protein sequence MSADSTAVTAPAPADTAGAPDASPRGHHLGLALFVIAAAQLMVVLDGTITNIALPSIQTALDVSDANLAWIVNSYALAFGGLLLLGGRAGDLFGRRRMFQVGIALFTLASLLGGLAPNEGLLIGARVLQGVGAAIAAPSALSLIATTFPEGKPRNKAMGVYAAMAGIGATVGLLLGGILTDALDWRWVFFVNIPIGLAVLAGTRTLVEAERHRGRLDLPGTVTGTGGLIALVYGITRGGEHGWTDSLTLTCFAVAAVLLVVFLLVQSRTAHPMMPLRLFKDRNRSGSYATMLFIGAGMMATFYFLTLYLQLILGYSAVKTGFANLPFSLGMGVAATVSAKLVTRLAPRLIAGPGLLIAAVGMFWFATLTPDSSYAGHLMPAMFVTALGLGMSFVPMTLGAVSGVGHQETGIASALLNTAQQIGGALGLAVLATISTSTANDRLPDAAASFYRAAATQDHGLLARAADAMTHGYTMAFVGAGAMFLAGLVVTGLAVTAGKQRTDEGAAPVHLG encoded by the coding sequence ATGTCTGCTGACAGCACGGCTGTCACCGCCCCCGCACCGGCGGACACCGCCGGCGCCCCCGACGCCTCACCCCGAGGCCACCACCTCGGCCTCGCCCTGTTCGTGATCGCCGCGGCCCAGCTGATGGTGGTCCTCGACGGCACGATCACCAACATCGCCCTGCCCAGCATCCAGACCGCCCTGGACGTCTCCGACGCCAACCTCGCGTGGATCGTCAACTCCTACGCGCTCGCCTTCGGCGGTCTGCTGCTGCTCGGCGGCCGGGCCGGAGACCTGTTCGGGCGGCGCCGGATGTTCCAGGTGGGCATCGCACTGTTCACCCTGGCCTCCCTCCTCGGCGGTCTCGCCCCGAACGAAGGGCTGCTGATCGGCGCGCGCGTCCTCCAGGGCGTCGGCGCGGCCATTGCCGCGCCCAGCGCGCTCTCCCTGATCGCCACGACGTTCCCCGAGGGCAAGCCCCGCAACAAGGCGATGGGCGTCTACGCCGCCATGGCGGGCATCGGCGCCACCGTCGGCCTGCTGCTCGGCGGCATCCTGACCGACGCCCTCGACTGGCGGTGGGTGTTCTTCGTGAACATCCCGATCGGCCTCGCGGTCCTCGCCGGTACCAGGACGCTCGTCGAGGCCGAACGCCACCGCGGGCGCCTCGACCTCCCCGGCACCGTGACCGGCACCGGCGGCCTGATCGCCCTGGTCTACGGCATCACCCGCGGCGGCGAGCACGGCTGGACGGACTCCCTGACCCTGACCTGCTTCGCCGTCGCGGCCGTCCTGCTCGTGGTGTTCCTGCTCGTCCAGAGCCGCACCGCGCACCCGATGATGCCGCTGCGCCTCTTCAAGGACCGCAACCGCTCCGGCTCCTACGCGACCATGCTGTTCATCGGCGCGGGCATGATGGCCACGTTCTACTTCCTGACCCTCTACCTCCAGCTGATCCTCGGCTACAGCGCGGTGAAGACCGGCTTCGCCAATCTGCCGTTCAGCCTCGGCATGGGCGTCGCGGCCACCGTCAGCGCCAAGCTCGTCACACGCCTGGCTCCCCGCCTGATCGCAGGGCCCGGCCTGCTCATCGCCGCCGTCGGCATGTTCTGGTTCGCCACGCTCACGCCCGATTCGTCGTACGCCGGGCATCTGATGCCCGCGATGTTCGTGACCGCGCTCGGCCTCGGGATGAGCTTCGTGCCCATGACGCTCGGCGCGGTCAGCGGCGTCGGCCACCAGGAGACGGGCATCGCGTCCGCGCTCCTGAACACCGCCCAGCAGATCGGCGGCGCCCTCGGCCTCGCCGTCCTCGCGACGATCTCCACCTCGACGGCGAACGACCGGCTGCCCGACGCGGCCGCCTCCTTCTACCGTGCGGCGGCCACCCAGGACCACGGCCTGCTCGCCCGGGCGGCCGACGCGATGACGCACGGCTACACCATGGCCTTCGTCGGGGCGGGCGCCATGTTCCTGGCGGGCCTGGTCGTCACCGGCCTCGCCGTCACCGCGGGCAAGCAGCGTACGGACGAGGGCGCGGCCCCCGTCCACCTGGGCTGA